One segment of Macrotis lagotis isolate mMagLag1 chromosome 1, bilby.v1.9.chrom.fasta, whole genome shotgun sequence DNA contains the following:
- the LOC141522422 gene encoding olfactory receptor 8D1-like, whose amino-acid sequence MTPENHSIVTEFIIMGLNDQPELQLPLFILFLGIYIVSMVGNLVLILLIKISPQLHTPMYYFLSNLSFIDLSYSSVITPKMLVNFVSKENIISYSGCLTQFFFYCSLAVSECYMLTAMAYDRYVAICSPLLYYNTMSQRVCFLLVSGVYTMGCFSGLAQTAYLAKLLFCEDNVISNYFCDILPLLKLSCSSTSINEFLMMFLVGFNSLVTTLPIFISYAFIFWNILSIHTAKGRSKAFSTCGSHLVGVIIFYGSIIFMYYKPVSSYNVIQEKVASVFYTMVIPMLNPLIYSLRNKDVKDSLKKVMKGEALPQFMQ is encoded by the coding sequence ATGACTCCAGAGAATCATTCTATAGTGACTGAATTTATCATTATGGGCTTAAATGATCAGCCAGAGCTGCAACTCCCCCTCTTCATCTTGTTCTTGGGAATCTACATTGTCTCCATGGTGGGAAATTTAGTACTGATTCTACTAATCAAAATCAGTCCCCAGCTTCACACCCCCATGTACTATTTTCTCAGTAACTTGTCCTTCATAGATCTCTCTTACTCCTCTGTCATTACCCCTAAAATGTTGGTGAACTTTGTATCAAAGGAAAACATCATCTCCTACTCAGGGTGCTTGACCcagttctttttctattgttctttAGCTGTTTCTGAGTGCTACATGCTCACAGCTATGGCTTACGATCGCTATGTTGCCATATGTAGCCCTCTGCTCTATTATAACACCATGTCCCAAAGAGTTTGCTTCCTGTTGGTGTCTGGAGTATATACAATGGGCTGTTTTTCAGGTCTGGCTCAAACAGCTTACTTGGCCAAATTGCTTTTTTGTGAGGACAATGTTATCAGCAATTACTTCTGTGATATCCTTCCCCTCCTGAAACTCTCCTGCTCTAGCACTTCCATCAATGAATTTCTGATGATGTTTCTTGTTGGATTCAATTCACTGGTGACTACATTGCCCATTTTTATCTCTTATGCTTTTATTTTCTGGAACATTCTCAGTATCCACACTGCAAAAGGGAGATCCAAAGCTTTTAGTACATGTGGCTCCCATCTAGTAGGAGTAATCATCTTTTATGGGTCCATTATTTTCATGTATTATAAGCCAGTGTCTAGTTACAATGTAATACAGGAAAAGGTTGCTTCAGTGTTTTATACTATGGTGATTCCTATGCTGAATCCTTTGATCTATAGTCTGAGGAATAAGGATGTGAAGGACTCATTGAAAAAAGTCATGAAAGGTGAGGCATTACCTCAATTCATGCAATAG